The Agromyces mariniharenae genome includes a window with the following:
- a CDS encoding vWA domain-containing protein — translation MSAGLPSRSSDRRQLREERRRRRRRVVWGSAAAVAAIVLLAAGGVTAAVLMNQGDGQPETTASTPKPAEPVVFEDDEPAAAQGAEPCTQVKIMASLENAEMVTKLAEGYNAQPRDVEGNCVSVAVVKDKSGIAAEDAAANFKDLPEDQRPIVWIPDASSWLSVARYSGGGASVPKAADSIGYSDIVLAMPQSLATAIGWDQERPTWDEIFGAADDENLWTDLGHPEWGAFKLGKTSPLIASSGEAALLASYGAASGSLTDLTSEQIEDEEITDEVRQHELSTSHYMATPEHFLWHARQAADTGSVADFLSAVIVDEKSVWDYNRGITSRDGVNRIESTPPAEPLVPIYPSDGYYIADNPGAVLSGPWVDETERAAGADFIRYARTSQGQQIVRDTGYRDLNGGLSPIVQSVGLLGDPTEAGGLPFPSQRVVVAAHEAFPDVRKRAQLLFLVDVSGSMEEPIATGETKLAAAKDAITEALGHFSGGDNLGLAAFSSVDDGPITPGNVSPVQDIGDSRPDFLRALGGLQPIEFTPLYAAVDTFAKEQAANFQPDRINAIVLLSDGKNETMTPTIDANQMIANLKALHHDTPVLIFTLAYGADADVATLQSISSATGAHYYDATDPTKVSDVLGDLVTSF, via the coding sequence ATGAGCGCGGGCCTGCCGTCGCGCAGCAGCGACCGGCGACAGCTTCGCGAGGAGCGCCGTCGGCGCCGCCGGCGGGTCGTCTGGGGTTCCGCGGCCGCCGTGGCGGCCATCGTGCTGCTCGCCGCCGGCGGCGTGACCGCAGCCGTGCTCATGAACCAGGGCGACGGCCAACCCGAGACCACCGCGTCGACGCCGAAGCCCGCCGAGCCCGTCGTCTTCGAGGATGACGAGCCCGCCGCCGCCCAAGGCGCCGAGCCGTGCACGCAGGTGAAGATCATGGCCTCCCTCGAGAACGCCGAGATGGTCACCAAGCTCGCCGAGGGCTACAACGCGCAGCCCCGCGACGTCGAGGGCAACTGCGTCAGCGTGGCGGTCGTCAAGGACAAGTCGGGCATCGCCGCCGAGGACGCGGCCGCCAACTTCAAGGACCTGCCCGAGGACCAGCGGCCCATCGTCTGGATCCCCGACGCGAGCTCGTGGCTCTCCGTCGCGCGGTACAGCGGCGGCGGTGCGAGCGTGCCGAAGGCGGCCGACAGCATCGGGTACTCCGACATCGTGCTGGCCATGCCGCAGTCGCTGGCCACGGCCATCGGATGGGACCAGGAGCGCCCCACCTGGGACGAGATCTTCGGGGCCGCCGACGACGAGAACCTCTGGACCGACCTCGGCCACCCCGAGTGGGGCGCCTTCAAGCTCGGCAAGACGAGTCCGCTGATCGCGAGCTCGGGCGAGGCCGCGCTGCTCGCCTCATACGGCGCGGCCTCGGGGTCCCTCACCGACCTCACGTCCGAGCAGATCGAGGACGAGGAGATCACCGACGAGGTGCGCCAGCACGAGCTGAGCACCAGCCACTACATGGCGACGCCCGAGCACTTCCTCTGGCACGCGCGCCAGGCCGCCGACACCGGATCGGTCGCCGACTTCCTCTCCGCGGTGATCGTCGACGAGAAGTCCGTGTGGGACTACAACCGCGGCATCACGAGTCGCGACGGCGTCAACCGCATCGAGAGCACGCCGCCGGCCGAGCCGCTCGTGCCGATCTACCCGAGCGACGGCTACTACATCGCCGACAACCCGGGCGCCGTGCTCTCCGGCCCCTGGGTCGACGAGACCGAGCGGGCCGCCGGTGCGGACTTCATCCGCTACGCCCGCACCAGCCAGGGACAGCAGATCGTGCGCGACACGGGCTACCGCGACCTCAACGGAGGACTGAGCCCGATCGTCCAGTCGGTCGGCCTGCTCGGCGACCCCACCGAAGCGGGCGGCCTCCCCTTCCCGTCGCAGCGCGTCGTCGTCGCAGCGCACGAGGCGTTCCCCGACGTGCGCAAGCGCGCCCAGCTGCTGTTCCTCGTCGACGTGTCGGGTTCGATGGAGGAGCCCATCGCGACCGGCGAGACGAAGCTCGCGGCCGCGAAGGACGCCATCACCGAGGCGCTCGGGCACTTCTCGGGCGGCGACAACCTCGGCCTCGCCGCGTTCTCGTCGGTCGACGACGGCCCGATCACGCCCGGCAACGTGAGCCCCGTGCAGGACATCGGCGACTCCCGCCCCGACTTCCTTCGTGCGCTCGGCGGCCTGCAGCCGATCGAGTTCACCCCGCTCTACGCGGCGGTCGACACGTTCGCCAAGGAGCAGGCTGCCAACTTCCAGCCCGACCGCATCAACGCGATCGTGCTGCTGAGCGACGGCAAGAACGAGACGATGACGCCGACGATCGACGCCAACCAGATGATCGCGAACCTGAAGGCGCTGCACCACGACACCCCGGTGCTCATCTTCACGCTGGCGTACGGCGCCGACGCGGATGTCGCGACGCTGCAGTCGATCTCGAGCGCCACGGGTGCGCACTACTACGACGCCACCGACCCGACCAAGGTCAGCGACGTGCTGGGCGACCTCGTCACGAGCTTCTAG
- a CDS encoding FadR/GntR family transcriptional regulator, with product MPQATGRADATRAVVFSPLDGAGRAELVEQRLTDAIVAGVLRDGERLPSESDLARSLGVAVVTAREALVALRDKGLVQTRRGRDGGSFVTHDRDAASRMVDDRVRALSRIELRDLSLHYAAIAGMAAEIAADRASEDDLTSLVEIDARADLTTPGGARRAVGRFQLEVAAVSQSPRLVHEELRLQAEAGALLWLCMREQDSRDRSRTARLEVIQAIRDVQPERARRATTDHIASAVEWLIDEKVRLEQAPTPDAAEASGGATPEGGRP from the coding sequence ATGCCGCAGGCGACGGGCCGCGCTGATGCGACGCGCGCGGTCGTGTTCTCGCCGCTCGACGGGGCCGGCCGCGCCGAACTCGTGGAGCAGCGGCTGACCGACGCGATCGTCGCCGGCGTGCTGCGCGACGGCGAGCGCCTGCCGAGCGAGTCCGACCTCGCGCGCAGCCTCGGCGTCGCCGTCGTCACCGCGCGCGAGGCGCTCGTCGCCCTACGCGACAAGGGCCTCGTGCAGACCCGGCGCGGCCGCGACGGCGGCAGCTTCGTCACCCACGACCGCGACGCCGCCAGCCGCATGGTCGACGACCGCGTGCGCGCCCTCAGCCGCATCGAGCTGCGCGACCTCTCCCTGCACTACGCGGCCATCGCCGGCATGGCGGCCGAGATCGCCGCCGACCGCGCGAGCGAGGACGACCTCACGAGCCTCGTCGAGATCGACGCCCGCGCCGACCTCACGACCCCCGGCGGAGCCCGCCGCGCGGTCGGCCGATTCCAGCTCGAGGTGGCCGCCGTGAGCCAGTCGCCGCGGCTCGTGCACGAGGAGCTGCGCCTGCAGGCGGAGGCCGGGGCCTTGCTCTGGCTGTGCATGAGGGAGCAGGATTCACGTGATCGCAGTCGCACCGCTCGGCTCGAGGTCATCCAGGCGATCCGCGACGTGCAGCCCGAACGTGCACGGCGCGCGACCACCGACCACATCGCGTCGGCCGTGGAGTGGCTCATCGACGAGAAGGTGCGCCTCGAGCAGGCGCCGACGCCGGATGCCGCCGAGGCATCCGGCGGTGCGACACCGGAAGGAGGGAGGCCATGA
- a CDS encoding ABC transporter ATP-binding protein: MTDQQPAIRLTGLTKEFGAVTAVDHVDLEIAAGEFFSMLGPSGSGKTTVLRLIAGFEQPTSGTIELFGTDVTKRAPFDRDVNTVFQDYALFPHMNVLDNVAYGLRVRGIGRRERNERARRALASVRLEQMADRKPSQLSGGQRQRVALARATVVEPKVLLLDEPLGALDLKLREQMQVELKQIQRDLGITFIFVTHDQEEALTLSDRIAVFNAGRIEQLGTPAELYEQPTSRFVADFVGTSNLFDDERSRTILGRDGHHSVRPEKMTVTRDGLQGAGVVNVAGTVVEAIYLGSGVRLVVDLDDGTRVSVLEQNDRDRVHDDERGDRVVVSWHDDDVVPLGPGVLPGISG; encoded by the coding sequence ATGACCGACCAGCAGCCGGCCATCCGGCTCACCGGACTCACCAAGGAGTTCGGCGCCGTCACCGCCGTCGACCACGTCGACCTCGAGATCGCGGCGGGCGAGTTCTTCTCCATGCTCGGGCCGTCGGGCTCGGGCAAGACCACCGTGCTGCGGCTCATCGCCGGGTTCGAGCAGCCCACCTCGGGCACGATCGAGCTGTTCGGCACCGACGTGACCAAGCGCGCGCCGTTCGACCGCGACGTGAACACGGTGTTCCAGGACTACGCGCTGTTCCCGCACATGAACGTGCTCGACAACGTGGCCTACGGGCTGCGCGTGCGCGGCATCGGCCGGAGGGAGCGCAACGAGCGCGCCCGCCGTGCCCTCGCGTCGGTGCGCCTCGAGCAGATGGCCGACCGCAAGCCCTCGCAGCTCTCGGGCGGCCAGCGCCAGCGCGTCGCGCTCGCCCGGGCCACGGTCGTCGAGCCCAAGGTGCTGCTGCTCGACGAGCCGCTCGGCGCCCTCGACCTCAAGCTCCGCGAGCAGATGCAGGTCGAGCTCAAGCAGATCCAGCGCGACCTCGGCATCACGTTCATCTTCGTGACCCACGACCAGGAGGAGGCGCTCACGCTCTCCGATCGGATCGCGGTGTTCAACGCAGGCCGCATCGAGCAGCTCGGCACCCCCGCCGAGCTCTACGAGCAGCCGACGTCCCGCTTCGTGGCCGACTTCGTCGGCACCTCCAACCTCTTCGACGACGAGCGCTCGCGCACGATCCTCGGCCGCGACGGCCACCACTCGGTCCGCCCCGAGAAGATGACCGTCACCCGCGACGGCCTGCAGGGCGCGGGCGTCGTGAACGTCGCGGGCACCGTCGTCGAGGCCATCTACCTCGGCAGCGGCGTGCGCCTCGTCGTCGACCTCGACGACGGCACGCGCGTCAGCGTGCTCGAACAGAACGACCGCGATCGCGTCCACGACGACGAGCGCGGCGACCGGGTGGTCGTCTCGTGGCACGACGACGACGTCGTGCCGCTGGGACCGGGCGTGCTCCCCGGGATCTCCGGCTGA